CCGCGAGCGCGCCCGCGGCGGCGCCGGCATGATTGTCGTCGAGCCGATCCCCGCCCACAGAACCGGCATTCTTACCCGTGGCAATTTTCGCCCTGACGACGACGCAGTGATCCCGCATTTCCAGCGGATCACTGACGAGTGCCACAACCACGGTGCGGTCATTGTCCACCAGATCTATCATGTCGGCGCACATGGTGATCAGGACAATTCATGGGAGTCGTACTGGTCGCCCTCGGGGACGCCCTCTTTCCACGATCAGTTCGGGTCCCACGCCATGACCGAGGCCGAGATCGAGGAGGTGATCGCCTCGTTCGTCGAGGCGGCGCGGCGCGACCGCGACTCCGGTTTTGACGGGGTAGACCTGTTCGCCGGATATAACTGTCTGGTGGATCAGTTCTGGTCACCGCTGACTAACCGGCGTGATGATCGCTGGGGCGGCAGCCTGGAAAACCGGACCCGCTTCGCGGTCGAGATCTGCTCTCGCATTCGCGCTATGGCCGGGCCGGACTTCATCATCGGCATGACCGTGAGCGGTGCGGAAACCGAGGGCGGCCTGACAATCGAGGGCAAGCAGGAGGTCGCCGCCTATCTCGATGAGCGCGGCCTGGTCGACTACTTCTCCTGCGGCACAGGCAGCTATCTGGGCGGCACTGGCGCAACGATCATTCCGTCATTTCAGCTGGGCATGCTGCTCGGCGCCGATGATGCGGCCGCCTACCGCCAGGTGGTCAAGCATGCCAGGGTCACTGCCGAGTCGCGCATCAAGACACCGGCGAACGGCGAGGCCCTGATCGCTTCGGGCAAGGCGGACATGGTCAGCCTGGTGCGGGCGCAGATCGCCGACCCGCATCTCGCCAACAAGGCGCGGGAAGGCCGGGTTGACGATATTCGCCCGTGTATCAGTTGCAATCAGTTGTGCATCGGACGCCGCATGCGCGACTACTGGGTGTCCTGCCTGGTCAACCCTTCCGTCGGCCGCGAGTTTCAATGGGACGGAGACAGGCCGCCGCGCGCCCGGGAGCCGCGCGACGTTCTGGTGGTGGGCGGCGGGCCGGCGGGACTGGAAGCGGCGCGCGTGGCGGCGGAACGCGGGCATCGGGTGACCCTGGTCGAGCGCCAGGGCGAGCTTGGCGGACAGTTCCGGCTGGCCGGGGGTCAGCCGGAACGCGGCGAGATCACGGAACTTCTCGGCTGGTACCAGCGCCAGCTCGAAAAGCTGCAGGTCCGGGTCAGGCTGCGCAGCGAGATGTCCGCCGCCGACATCAAGGCCTCCGGCGCGGACGCCGTCGTGCTGTGCACCGGCTCGCTGCCGACCAGAACCGGCTATCAGCGCGCCCTGCCGCACCTGGACATGCTGCCGGGAGCCGACAAGGACAATGTCTGCACCGTCCATGACGTCCTCGAGGGCAAGCCCGTGCGCGGTACGAACATCCTCATCCTGGACGATATCCGGGGCTGGTGGCCGGCCAGCGGGACTGCGCTCTACCTGGCCCAGCAGCGCCGGCAGGTGACGATCGTCACGGCGGCGGAGGTAGCGGCGTCGGCCCTCGGCAATGTGGCTAGCGGCACGCGGCAGCGCTTCGCCGAATACGGGATCGAAACGCTCACCGCCACTGCGCTGCTGTCGTGGAACGGGAGCTCGGCAACCATGAAGGACCGCTACACGGGCGAAATCGAGGAGCGCAAGTTCGACTATCTGGTGCTCGCGGGCACCAACACGCCTGAAGACAGTCTGACGAAAGAGCTGGCCGCCGATGGCCTGGAAGTCCACACAATCGGCGACGCCGTATCGGCGCGCACGGCGGCGATGGCCATCTTCGAGGCGCGCAGGCTGGCGCTCACGCTCTAACGGACACCGCAGGCGGGACGGCGGGACGCCGGCCCGGCCTGAGGAACACTTTGCCGGGACGGGTCCGTCCACAGGTCGAGGGCATGGAGATGAACAAGTCTATGGATATTGCAGGACGGGAGGGGCGATCCTTCACGCCCGGCCGGCCATGACGTCGAGACGCGCCGCAAGCCGGCCACGACGCCGGAACACCCGCATCGTCCAGCCCGACTGGCCGCAGCCGGTCAATCCCTATCCGCCGGTTGAGCTTGCCAGCGACGACGAGGTCGAGGCCATATTCCGCACGGCGCTTCAGATCCTGCAGGAGATCGGGATCGAGATATGGGACCCGGATTCCCTCTCCCGCCTGAAGGCGGCGGGCGCGGACGTGGATATGCAGAACCAGCGCGTGCGGTTCGATTCGGCGTTCATCGAGGAAAAGTTGGCCCTGGCGCCCGGAGCCTTCACCCTGTGGACCCGCAACCCCGAGCGCGATCTGCGGATGGGCGACAACCGGTTGCTCTTCACGCCGGTCGGTGGCCCCGCCTTCTGCACCGATCTCGACCGCGGCCGCCGACGTGGAAGCTATGGCGAGATGTGCGAGTTCCTGAGCCTGGTTCAGTCGCTCAACATCATGCACTTCGGCGGCAGCCCCGGCGGTCCCTTCGAACCCATGGACCTGCCGGTGGCGTCGCGCTATCTGGACGTGAACTATGCGCTGCTGACCGTCACCGACAAATGCAATCCGTCGGCCGCCTTTGGACGGCAGCAGACGGAAGATGCTATCGAGATGACCCGCATCGCCATGGGCATCGATCACGCGACCATGCGTGAGCGCCCCAGCGTGATGTGCATCATCAACACAAACTCCCCGCTGCGGCTCGACAGGCCGATGGCGGAGGGGCTGGTGGCGCTGGTCGAGGCCGGGCAGCCGCCGGTCATCACGCCGCCCGCTTCGGCCGGCGCCATGGCGCCGGTGACCCTGGCCGGCGCCATGGCGCAGCAGTCGGCCG
Above is a window of Alphaproteobacteria bacterium DNA encoding:
- a CDS encoding FAD-dependent oxidoreductase, yielding MAIRSGYKTSSTGKSMSEQFPRLFNPITIAGKTLRNRIVFGAHTANMAEGGMPSERHFGYYRERARGGAGMIVVEPIPAHRTGILTRGNFRPDDDAVIPHFQRITDECHNHGAVIVHQIYHVGAHGDQDNSWESYWSPSGTPSFHDQFGSHAMTEAEIEEVIASFVEAARRDRDSGFDGVDLFAGYNCLVDQFWSPLTNRRDDRWGGSLENRTRFAVEICSRIRAMAGPDFIIGMTVSGAETEGGLTIEGKQEVAAYLDERGLVDYFSCGTGSYLGGTGATIIPSFQLGMLLGADDAAAYRQVVKHARVTAESRIKTPANGEALIASGKADMVSLVRAQIADPHLANKAREGRVDDIRPCISCNQLCIGRRMRDYWVSCLVNPSVGREFQWDGDRPPRAREPRDVLVVGGGPAGLEAARVAAERGHRVTLVERQGELGGQFRLAGGQPERGEITELLGWYQRQLEKLQVRVRLRSEMSAADIKASGADAVVLCTGSLPTRTGYQRALPHLDMLPGADKDNVCTVHDVLEGKPVRGTNILILDDIRGWWPASGTALYLAQQRRQVTIVTAAEVAASALGNVASGTRQRFAEYGIETLTATALLSWNGSSATMKDRYTGEIEERKFDYLVLAGTNTPEDSLTKELAADGLEVHTIGDAVSARTAAMAIFEARRLALTL
- a CDS encoding trimethylamine methyltransferase family protein — translated: MTSRRAASRPRRRNTRIVQPDWPQPVNPYPPVELASDDEVEAIFRTALQILQEIGIEIWDPDSLSRLKAAGADVDMQNQRVRFDSAFIEEKLALAPGAFTLWTRNPERDLRMGDNRLLFTPVGGPAFCTDLDRGRRRGSYGEMCEFLSLVQSLNIMHFGGSPGGPFEPMDLPVASRYLDVNYALLTVTDKCNPSAAFGRQQTEDAIEMTRIAMGIDHATMRERPSVMCIINTNSPLRLDRPMAEGLVALVEAGQPPVITPPASAGAMAPVTLAGAMAQQSAEVMACVALCQTVKPGAPLVVSSGANPVDMRTGGASNGMPGAMQARLIGAQLGRRYGVPLRGFAGAVSKLVDAQAGYETASGLWGSIMSGANLIYHAGGWIEQGLTASYEKLIMDAEILQMVAGSLQRLEISDETLGLEAVREVGPGGHYFGARHTLRHYLDSPYVPLVSDWGNHDAWQSAGSLSTAERANWVWKRLLADYEKPALDPAIDEELKAYMAGRKQQLSVAA